From Senegalia massiliensis, a single genomic window includes:
- a CDS encoding Gx transporter family protein, which yields MNKTRKIVVISLLVAQALVLHLVERLIPFNFGVPGAKLGLANIITLVSLYLFGFKETLTVVILRVILASLLGGNVSGFLFSISGGILSFLIMYILKVIGREKISVIGISIVGAVFHNIGQILMAALIIENLNIFIYLPLLLLSSVITGLFVGITVKYILKFLKDTGLFFKT from the coding sequence ATGAATAAAACAAGGAAAATAGTAGTGATATCATTATTAGTAGCTCAAGCATTAGTACTTCATTTGGTAGAAAGATTGATACCATTTAATTTTGGAGTTCCTGGTGCTAAATTAGGACTTGCTAATATTATTACTCTTGTGTCTTTATATTTATTTGGTTTTAAAGAAACACTTACTGTAGTAATTTTAAGAGTAATACTTGCTAGTCTACTGGGAGGAAATGTATCAGGATTTCTATTTAGTATTTCTGGTGGAATATTAAGCTTCTTAATAATGTATATATTAAAAGTAATAGGACGAGAAAAAATAAGTGTAATTGGTATTAGTATTGTAGGAGCTGTATTTCATAATATAGGTCAAATTTTAATGGCGGCATTAATAATAGAAAATTTAAATATATTTATATATCTACCTCTATTATTATTATCTTCGGTTATTACAGGATTATTTGTAGGTATTACAGTAAAATATATATTGAAATTCTTAAAAGATACTGGTTTATTTTTTAAGACTTAA
- a CDS encoding NusG domain II-containing protein, producing the protein MKKFDKIIIISVLLISLLGFLYLNYIKDDDFNSKKAQISIDGQVYKTVELTETTDETINLDTEFGKNTIKLSDNKANIIDANCPDKVCVEDGEIDEPGEILVCLPNKVVVEIIGEKEGGLDDTSY; encoded by the coding sequence ATTTCTGTACTTTTAATTTCATTATTAGGGTTTTTATATTTAAATTATATAAAAGACGATGATTTTAATAGTAAGAAAGCTCAAATTTCAATAGATGGACAAGTTTATAAAACTGTTGAATTAACAGAAACAACAGATGAAACAATAAATTTAGATACTGAGTTTGGGAAGAATACTATAAAATTATCTGATAATAAAGCAAATATTATAGATGCAAACTGTCCTGATAAAGTTTGTGTAGAGGATGGAGAAATAGATGAACCTGGTGAGATTTTAGTATGCCTTCCAAATAAAGTTGTAGTAGAAATTATAGGAGAAAAAGAGGGTGGATTAGATGATACCTCTTACTAG